A stretch of DNA from Streptomyces venezuelae:
CGTCGAAGGTGAAGATCACCTCGGCGGTGGCATTGTCCATCAGCAGCCGCCGGAGGATCTTGATGTGGTCGCCGCCGAAGGCCGTGCCACAGGTCGCGATCGCCGTGGTCACCCCGGCCAGATGGCAGGCCATCACATCGGTGTAGCCCTCGACCACCACCGCCCGCGAGGTCTTCGCGATCTCCTTCTTCGCCAGGTCGATGCCGTACAGCACCTGGGACTTCTTGTAGATCGCCGTCTCGGGGGTGTTCAGGTACTTGGGCCCGTTGTCGTCCTCGCGCAGCTTCCGCGCACCAAAGCCCACCACCTCGCCGGTGATGTCCCTGATCGGCCACATCAGCCGGCCGCGGAACCGGTCGATCGGCTTCCCGCTGCGGCTGTCCTGGGCCAGCCCGGACAGGATCAGCTCCTTGTCGCTGAAGCCCCGCCCGCGCAGGAACCGGGTCAGGTGGTCCCAGCCCGCCGGGCTGTACCCCACCCCGAAATGCGCGGCTGCCGCCTGGTCGAAGCCGCGCTCGGCCAGGAACTTCCGGCCGATCTCCGCCTCGGGGGACTCCAGCTGCTCCCCATAGAACTGCGCCGCCGCCTTGTGCGCCTCGACCAGCCGGATCCGCTCGCCGCGCCCGCTGGTCCCGGCGGTGTACCCGCCCTCCTCGTACCGGAGGGTGATGCCGGCCTGCCCGGCCAGCCGCTCCACCGCCTCCGAGAAGGAGAGGTGGTCGATCTTCATGATGAAGTCGAGGGTGTCCCCGCCCGCCTGGCAGCCGAAGCAGTGGTACAGCCCCTTGCTGGGGCTGACCTGGAAGGACGGGGACTTCTCGTCATGGAACGGGCAGAGACCCTTGAGGTTGCCGCCGCCCGCGTTGCGCAGCTGGAGGTATTCGGACACGACGGCGTCGATCGGGACCGCGTCCCGTACCGCCTTCACATCGTCGTCATTGATCCTGCCTGCCACGGGTGAATTCTACGGCCGGGGTGCGACAGACCCGTCAGGCGCCCTCACGCCCCGCGGCGGGTACCAGGGAGGCCAGCGGGACGGAGGGATCGGCCAGTGCCTCCCGGTCCACCGCCGCCGCCGACCGGATCAGCGCCTGGACGGTCTCCGTGACGTCCCACACGTTCATGTTCAGGCCCGCCAGCACCCGGCCCTGCGACAGCCAGAAGGCGATGAACTCCCGCTTGGCCGCGTCACCGCGGATCACCACCTGGTCGTAGGAGCCGGGCGGGGCGTACCCCGAGTACTCCAGGCCCACGTCGTACTGGTCGGAGAAGAAGTACGGCACCCGGTCGTAGCTGACCTCCTGGCCCAGCATTGCGCGGGCCGCGGCCGGGCCGCCGTTGAGCGCGTTCGCCCAGTGCTCGACCCGCAGCCGGGTGCCGAGCAGCGGGTGGTGGGCCGCCGCCACGTCGCCCACCGCGTAGACATCCGGGTCGGAGGTGCGCAGCGAGGCGTCCACCGCGATGCCGCCGCCGTGCGACCGGTCCACCAGGGCGAGCCCGGAGGTCTCGGCCAGCGCGGTGCGCGGGGCCGCGCCGATCGCGGCGAGCACCGCGTGCGCCGGGTGCTCCTCGCCGTCGTCGGTACGGGCGGCCAGCACCATGCCGTCCTGGCCGGTGATCTCCGTCAGCCGGGCGCCGAAATGGAAGCGGACCCCGTGCTCGGTGTGCAGATCGGCGAAGAGCCGGCCGAGCTCCGGGCCGAGCACCGCGTGCAGCGGTGTGGGCTCCGGTTCGACCACGGTCACCTCGGCGCCGTAGCCGCGGGCCGCGGCGGCCACCTCCAGGCCGATCCAGCCGGCGCCCGCGATCAGCAGGTGGCCGTTGTCCCGGCCGAGGGTGGCCAGCACCCCGCGCAGCCGCTCCGCGTGCGCGAGCCGGCGCAGGTGGTGCACCCCGGCCAGCCCGGTGCCGGGGATGTCCAGCCG
This window harbors:
- a CDS encoding NAD(P)/FAD-dependent oxidoreductase, which produces MVDAHRTFVIVGGGLAGAKAAETLRSEGFTGRVILIGDERDHPYERPPLSKGYLQGKEERESVFVHEPGWYARADIELHLGQPAVQLDREAKKVVLGDGTAIHYDKLLLATGAEPRRLDIPGTGLAGVHHLRRLAHAERLRGVLATLGRDNGHLLIAGAGWIGLEVAAAARGYGAEVTVVEPEPTPLHAVLGPELGRLFADLHTEHGVRFHFGARLTEITGQDGMVLAARTDDGEEHPAHAVLAAIGAAPRTALAETSGLALVDRSHGGGIAVDASLRTSDPDVYAVGDVAAAHHPLLGTRLRVEHWANALNGGPAAARAMLGQEVSYDRVPYFFSDQYDVGLEYSGYAPPGSYDQVVIRGDAAKREFIAFWLSQGRVLAGLNMNVWDVTETVQALIRSAAAVDREALADPSVPLASLVPAAGREGA